One Choristoneura fumiferana chromosome 25, NRCan_CFum_1, whole genome shotgun sequence genomic region harbors:
- the LOC141442135 gene encoding uncharacterized protein has translation MSTCEQLLRVLEDTAGLLKKTEINLKKCPKQRLTKGYLEARLQCIEAYWQTFTAAHQKLVQATSREERGEMQYFLKEDYYGIEELYLVLQGDIKDALTTAVQMRGSSSIDVTMVDAVQQQVKLPAIHLPVFSNNYEEWPTFHDLFTSLVHNNPSLSKVQKLHYLKSSIAGEAAALLKHVTITEQNYELAWQTLKQRYGNKRLIVNSLLKRLFNQKKCTAQTSSQIKSILDTTTQCLNDLQNLEVSVGDWDPFIVYLVVNRLDSETHKAWEEHSYKSTTADVLPRWTELKNYLESKFRTLELVNPVTATVSRETRPIKEKSFHVSAQAKSCVLCKDVHTLCHCKEFTKRSPGERMEYVKKMNLCFNCLLPGHSASRCRLPFTCRICKKRHHTMIHQAQNKESNAEQAHHSQTMNYVDEDPNTEEQEEVVEISSNLACKKSTALLATAMVSVRDDDGHTTTLRALIDPGSQSSFISERAAQALRVKRLPARGTVTGVGSTQTTISSKAQLQIMSTQDDKVKINVNVYIMSSKLTSKLPSNKIKYNPKAWPHIQGLTLADPCFQQPGRVDMLLGVEVCAQIFKSKIIKGPPGSPCAQDTSLGWILFGTAEDTADTYQEDIIVMHHQVNVDDMLKAFWEIDTTDTSKRLTKEEEDCENKYKETHTRNEEGRYIVTLPFKTEEPQSPRGQTRDIALLRLKQLERRFERNAKLKNDYVKAMEEYMELNYIEEVPEEEIANSAVYLPHHAVINEEKETTKTRIVFNASAKGANGVSLNDELLIGPHLQEDMRNLVMRWRLRRIAIVADIKKMYLQILMNPKDTDYQRILWRKNTSDPVKDYRLLRVTFGTASAPYLAVRSLLQVAEDEGKDYPIASQIIREDFFMDDLMTGLDTVPETVEKAKQIVEILRRGGFTLQKWASNSSEFLNEFSPSERSAHVKIDLELDGTIRALGLCWNMSEDTFQYTLNLSTPPDVITKRNILADIQRLFDPLGWISPALLPAKRIIQKLWLLNVGWDEQVNTTIREEWLNIRRDLHEIKNIKLDRWLNTTQDSLERVTIHGYCDASNYAYGAVAYLRVQTPDGEYKTFLLAAKTRVAPVKPMTVPRLELCGAVLLSKLLKQISVATRIPTSQIFAWTDSMIVLAWLHGDPTRWQTFVRNRVVTIKDFIPNRWYHVRSMENPADIASRGMSLDELKKCNIWWHGPQWLKHKELKLEYPTIEDTDLEMKRNIINVNLKQDKSVDVYKTLPEKFEEYD, from the coding sequence ATGAGTACGTGCGAACAACTACTACGTGTTTTGGAAGATACGGCGGGATTATTAAAGAAGACggaaattaatttaaagaaatgtcCTAAGCAACGATTAACAAAAGGCTACTTAGAAGCGCGATTGCAATGTATTGAAGCGTACTGGCAGACGTTTACAGCCGCGCATCAAAAACTTGTACAAGCAACTAGCAGAGAGGAGCGCGGCGAGATGCAGTACTTTCTTAAGGAAGATTATTACGGTATAGAAGAGTTATACCTGGTTTTACAAGGCGATATTAAGGACGCGCTTACGACCGCCGTTCAAATGAGAGGATCAAGTTCGATAGATGTTACGATGGTGGATGCGGTACAACAACAAGTGAAACTACCTGCCATTCATCTTCCGGTGTTCTCCAATAATTATGAAGAGTGGCCAACCTTCCACGATTTATTTACGTCTTTGGTCCATAATAACCCAAGTCTCAGCAAGGTTCAAAAACTTCACTATTTGAAGTCAAGCATCGCTGGCGAAGCAGCTGCATTATTAAAACATGTCACCATTACTGAACAAAATTATGAGCTGGCATGGCAAACTTTAAAACAAAGGTATGGAAACAAAAGGTTAATTGTGAATTCCCTGTTGAAAAGATTGTTTAATCAAAAGAAATGCACTGCCCAAACTTCTAGCCAAATCAAAAGTATACTCGACACGACGACGCAATGTTTAAATGATTTACAAAATCTTGAAGTGAGCGTGGGAGACTGGGACCCGTTCATAGTATACCTAGTGGTGAATAGACTCGATTCTGAAACACACAAGGCATGGGAGGAACACTCCTACAAATCAACGACTGCTGACGTGTTACCGAGGTGGACAGAACTAAAGAACTACCTTGAATCGAAATTCCGCACGCTTGAATTAGTTAACCCTGTCACTGCTACGGTATCAAGAGAGACAAGACCTATTAAGGAGAAATCATTTCACGTGTCGGCGCAAGCGAAGAGTTGTGTTTTATGTAAGGATGTTCACACTTTATGTCACTGTAAAGAATTTACAAAAAGGTCACCCGGGGAAAGAATGGAGTACGTGAAGAAAATGAATCTATGTTTCAACTGTCTGCTTCCTGGACATTCTGCTTCACGATGTCGCTTACCTTTTACATGTCGAATATGCAAGAAACGGCATCACACAATGATCCATCAAGCGCAGAATAAGGAATCAAACGCAGAACAGGCTCACCACAGTCAAACAATGAACTACGTGGACGAGGACCCTAACACTGAAGAACAAGAAGAAGTCGTGgaaatttcatccaatttaGCATGCAAGAAATCTACGGCCTTGCTAGCGACAGCAATGGTCTCTGTAAGGGACGATGACGGTCACACGACTACCCTGCGTGCCTTAATTGATCCAGGGTCTCAATCAAGTTTTATAAGCGAACGTGCAGCACAAGCGTTACGAGTCAAGAGATTACCAGCGAGGGGAACTGTTACTGGTGTCGGCTCGACACAGACTACAATCAGCAGCAAGGCACAACTTCAAATAATGTCAACACAAGATGACAAGGTTAAGATAAACGTAAACGTTTATATAATGTCTTCGAAGCTAACCTCAAAATTACCctcgaacaaaataaaatacaatccaAAGGCCTGGCCACACATTCAAGGTCTTACCCTGGCTGATCCATGTTTCCAGCAGCCAGGGCGAGTAGACATGTTATTAGGTGTAGAAGTGTGTGCACAAATATTTAAGAGTAAGATTATCAAAGGTCCACCTGGCTCTCCATGCGCCCAAGACACAAGCCTAGGTTGGATTCTCTTTGGAACGGCAGAAGATACAGCAGACACTTATCAAGAAGATATCATCGTCATGCATCATCAAGTAAATGTGGACGACATGTTAAAGGCATTTTGGGAAATAGATACAACAGACACAAGCAAAAGATTAacgaaagaagaagaagattgcgAAAACAAGTACAAAGAGACACATACAAGGAACGAGGAAGGAAGATACATAGTAACATTACCATTCAAGACAGAAGAACCACAATCACCAAGAGGACAGACAAGAGATATTGCACTACTCAGACTAAAGCAATTAGAAAGAAGATTCGAAAGAAACGCTAAACTAAAAAACGATTATGTTAAGGCTATGGAAGAATACATGGAACTGAACTACATTGAGGAAGTACCGGAAGAAGAAATAGCGAATTCAGCGGTATATCTCCCGCATCATGCGGTAATCAACGAAGAAAAGGAAACTACAAAGACAAGAATAGTATTCAATGCATCAGCTAAGGGAGCTAATGGCGTGTCCTTGAATGACGAGCTTCTCATAGGACCACACCTACAAGAAGATATGAGGAACCTAGTCATGAGATGGCGTTTGCGACGGATAGCTATAGTAGCGGACATAAAGAAAATGTACTTACAAATACTGATGAACCCTAAGGATACTGATTACCAGAGAATACTATGGCGCAAAAATACAAGCGATCCAGTCAAAGACTATCGTTTATTACGTGTTACCTTTGGTACAGCATCAGCGCCTTATCTTGCTGTAAGGTCCCTTCTACAAGTAGCCGAAGATGAAGGGAAAGACTATCCAATTGCATCACAGATTATACGCGAAGATTTTTTCATGGATGATCTAATGACCGGCTTAGATACCGTGCCAGAAACGGTCGAGAAGGCTAAACAGATCGTGGAGATCTTAAGAAGGGGAGGATTTACGCTTCAAAAGTGGGCATCTAATAGCTCTGAGTTTCTCAACGAATTTTCACCTTCAGAAAGAAGTGCGCATGTAAAAATAGATCTCGAACTTGATGGCACCATCAGAGCTCTTGGACTTTGCTGGAATATGAGTGAAGATACTTTCCAATACACCTTAAATCTGTCAACCCCACCTGACGTAATCACGAAAAGGAACATCTTGGCTGACATTCAACGACTTTTTGATCCACTTGGCTGGATTTCTCCTGCTTTACTACCTGCAAAGAGAATTATTCAAAAACTATGGCTATTGAATGTTGGTTGGGATGAGCAGGTCAACACGACGATAAGGGAAGAATGGCTGAACATACGGAGAGACTTACATGAGATCAAGAATATTAAATTAGACAGATGGTTGAACACGACTCAGGACTCGCTGGAAAGAGTTACTATACACGGCTACTGCGACGCCTCCAATTATGCATATGGAGCTGTAGCGTACCTACGAGTGCAGACACCGGATGGCGAATACAAAACGTTTCTTTTAGCCGCCAAGACTCGAGTTGCACCAGTTAAGCCTATGACCGTGCCTCGGCTAGAATTATGCGGTGCGGTTTTGCTATCAAAGTTACTGAAACAAATAAGCGTAGCAACCCGAATACCTACCAGTCAGATATTTGCTTGGACCGACTCCATGATAGTGTTAGCATGGCTGCACGGAGATCCCACACGATGGCAAACCTTTGTCAGAAATAGAGTTGTTACCATCAAGGACTTTATTCCAAATAGATGGTACCACGTTCGAAGCATGGAGAATCCTGCTGATATCGCATCCAGAGGTATGTCGTTGGACGAGCTGAAGAAGTGCAATATTTGGTGGCACGGACCGCAGTGGCTGAAACATAAAGAACTCAAGTTAGAATACCCGACAATTGAAGACACAGACCTGGAAATGaaaagaaatataataaatgttaatCTAAAACAAGATAAAAGTGTTGATGTATATAAAACCTTACCTGAAAAATTCGAAGAATACGATTAA